One Hevea brasiliensis isolate MT/VB/25A 57/8 chromosome 5, ASM3005281v1, whole genome shotgun sequence genomic region harbors:
- the LOC110642713 gene encoding binding partner of ACD11 1-like — protein sequence MTNGSFLSVRHRALTNSCKSRISMGYFVVPPLNTRITALPQMLLAIRSSLHKPFTWVDYKKGDYDLDSIVTAAYGKKSSGCYRRNLRLREMKSEEKKSERATTMKALGGYKDEKDEPFFLCFLNLIYIYLHWWIYFLLIPSLSLQIRTVKVSNASLGATEPVIKDFFSFSGEIHYVQLHSDNEQLQIAYVTFKDPQAAETAVLLSVGATIVDQSVIIELAPDYQLPAAASVPTTATVNTTASGGESAVQKAEDIVSSMLAKGFILGKDALNQAKAFDEKHQFTSSATSKVTSLDKKIGFREKISAGTTLVNDKVREVDEKFRVSETTKSAFVSAEQTVSNAGSAIMKNRYVLTGASWVTGAFNRVAKTAGEVGQKTKEKVLAEEERSHRAEGYTQIHESDSPNMSEQISKSSH from the exons ATGACAAATGGGAGTTTTCTGAGTGTGAGGCATAGAGCCCTAACCAATTCATGCAAGTCAAGAATATCAATGGGATATTTTGTTGTACCACCTCTAAACACCAGGATCACTGCACTACCACAAATGCTGTTAGCTATTAGGTCTTCCTTGCACAAGCCCTTCACTTGGGTTGATTATAAGAAA GGGGATTATGATTTAGATTCCATAGTTACTGCTGCTTATGGAAAGAAATCAAGTGGTTGCTATAGACGTAACTTGAGACTCAGGGAAATG AAGAGTGAAGAGAAAAAATCAGAGAGAGCAACTACTATGAAGGCTTTAGGTGGATATAAAGATGAAAAGGATGAG ccatttttcctttgtttcctTAATCTGATTTATATATATCTGCATTGGTGGATTTACTTTTTGCTTATTCCTTCCCTGTCATTACAGATCAGAACGGTGAAAGTCAGCAATGCTTCCTTAGGTGCAACAGAGCCAGTTATAaaggacttcttttctttttctggtgaAATTCATTATGTTCAATTGCATAG TGACAATGAGCAATTGCAAATAGCATATGTCACCTTCAAAGATCCACAAGCGGCAGAGACTGCTGTTCTTCTTTCGGT GGGGGCAACAATAGTTGATCAGTCGGTTATTATAGAACTGGCTCCAGATTACCAGTTGCCAGCTGCTGCTTCAGTCCCAACTACT GCAACAGTGAACACAACTGCATCTGGTGGTGAATCTGCTGTCCAGAAGGCTGAGGATATTGTAAGCAGCATGCTTGCCAAGGGCTTCATTCTGGGGAAAGATGCCCTCAACCAAGCGAAGGCTTTTGATGAGAAGCACCAGTTCACATCAAGTGCCACCTCTAAAGTTACTTCTCTGGATAAAAAAATTGGCTTCAGAGAGAAAATTAGTGCTGGCACAACCCTTGTAAATGACAAAGTGAGGGAAGTAGATGAGAAGTTTCGAGTATCAGAGACTACGAAGTCAGCCTTTGTATCTGCTGAGCAGACAGTCAGCAATGCGGGATCTGCTATAATGAAGAACCGTTATGTGTTAACAGGTGCTTCATGGGTTACTGGTGCATTTAACAGAGTTGCTAAGACAGCAGGGGAAGTGGGGCAGAAGACGAAAGAGAAGGTTCTGGCTGAGGAGGAACGGAGTCATAGAGCTGAAGGCTATACCCAAATTCACGAGTCTGACTCTCCAAATATGAGTGAGCAAATATCCAAGAGCTCACATTAA